In Pyrus communis chromosome 1, drPyrComm1.1, whole genome shotgun sequence, the following are encoded in one genomic region:
- the LOC137744176 gene encoding cellulose synthase A catalytic subunit 7 [UDP-forming]-like: MEASAGLIAGSHNRNELVVIRGHEEHKPLRNLDGQVCEICGDDVGLTVDGDMFVACNECGFPVCRPCYEYERREGSQNCPQCKTRYKRLKGSPRVEGDDDEEDIDDIEHEFNINHDHPEDDHDQINGNNSGRSPYYKPNNEQLAEAMLHGKMSYGRGPDDPDQESHFPPVIAGVRSRPVSGELTYSTHGHGDPQMLSSSLHKRVHPYPASEAGSERWDAEKREGGGWKERMDDWKMQQGNLGGNDQPNDLNDADMAMIDEARQPLSRKVPIASSKINPYRMIIVARLFILAFFLRYRLLNPVNDAFGLWLVSVTCEIWFAISWILDQFPKWYPIDRETYLDRLSLRYEREGEPNMLCPVDVFVSTVDPMKEPPLNTANTVLSILSMDYPVDKISCYISDDGSSMLTFEALSETAEFARKWVPFCKKFSIEPRAPEFYFCEKIDYLKDKVQPTFVKERRAMKREYEEFKVRINALVAKATKVPPEGWIMQDGTPWPGNNTKDHPGMIQVFLGHSGGLDTEGNELPRLVYVSREKRPGFQHHKKAGAMNALVRVSGVLTNAPFMLNLDCDHYVNNSKAAREAMCFLMDPQIGRKVCYVQFPQRFDGIDRNDRYANRNTVFFDINMKGLDGIQGPVYVGTGCVFRRQALYGYDPPKGPKRPKMVSCDCCPCFGRRKKLPKYSKHDANENAAILQGTHDDKELLMSQMNFEKKFGQSAIFVTSTMMEQGGVPPSSSPAAMLKEAIHVISCGYEDKTEWGLELGWIYGSITEDILTGFKMHCRGWRSIYCMPDRPAFKGTAPINLSDRLNQVLRWALGSIEIFFSRHSPLWYGYKGGKLKWLERFAYVNTTVYPFTSLPLLAYCILPAVCLLTDKFIMPQISTFASLFFIALFLSIFGTGILELRWSGVSIEEWWRNEQFWVIGGVSSHLFAVVQGLLKVLAGIDTNFTVTAKSSDDEDFGELYAFKWTTLLIPPTTILVINLVGVVAGVSDAINNGYQSWGPLFGKLFFAFWVIVHLYPFLKGLMGRQNRTPTIVVIWSILLASIFSLLWVRIDPFVLKTKGPNTKQCGINC; this comes from the exons TGCAAAACCAGATACAAGCGTCTCAAAGGCAGCCCCCGAGTCGAAGGAGACGATGACGAAGAGGACATTGATGACATTGAACACGAATTCAACATTAATCACGATCATCCGGAAGATGATCACGATCAGATTAACGGCAACAACTCCGGCAGATCGCCCTATTATAAGCCTAACAACGAGCAGCTGGCTGAAGCCATGCTCCATGGAAAGATGAGCTATGGAAGAGGCCCTGATGATCCTGATCAGGAGTCACATTTCCCACCTGTAATCGCTGGAGTCAGATCCCGCCCG GTAAGTGGTGAGCTCACATACTCAACGCACGGTCATGGAGATCCGCAGATGTTATCATCTTCGTTGCATAAACGAGTGCATCCATATCCGGCTTCTGAGGCTG GAAGTGAAAGATGGGATGctgagaagagagagggaggtgGATGGAAAGAAAGAATGGATGACTGGAAAATGCAGCAAGGCAACCTTGGCGGCAATGATCAACCCAATGACTTGAATGATGCCGACATGGCCAT GATTGATGAAGCTAGGCAGCCACTGTCAAGGAAAGTACCAATTGCGTCGAGCAAGATCAACCCTTATCGGATGATCATTGTGGCTCGGCTTTTCATTTTGGCCTTCTTCCTACGATACAGGCTTTTGAATCCGGTCAATGACGCATTTGGTCTCTGGTTAGTGTCTGTCACGTGTGAAATATGGTTTGCAATTTCATGGATCCTTGATCAGTTTCCAAAGTGGTACCCCATTGATCGTGAGACCTACCTCGATCGCCTTTCACTCAG ATATGAGAGGGAGGGTGAACCGAACATGCTCTGCCcagtagatgtgtttgtgagtaCTGTGGATCCCATGAAGGAACCTCCACTTAATACCGCCAACACAGTTCTTTCAATCTTGTCCATGGACTACCCTGTTGACAAGATCTCATGCTACATCTCTGATGATGGATCTTCCATGCTCACCTTCGAAGCCTTGTCAGAAACCGCTGAATTTGCACGCAAATGGGTACCCTTCTGCAAGAAATTCTCTATTGAGCCTCGAGCTCCTGAGTTCTACTTctgtgagaagattgattatCTCAAGGACAAGGTCCAGCCAACATTTGTTAAGGAGCGTCGAGCTATGAAG AGAGAGTATGAGGAATTCAAGGTTAGGATAAACGCACTTGTTGCGAAAGCCACGAAGGTTCCACCAGAAGGGTGGATTATGCAAGATGGGACACCGTGGCCGGGAAACAACACTAAGGATCACCCTGGCATGATTCAAGTCTTTCTTGGTCACAGCGGAGGCCTTGATACCGAAGGGAATGAGCTTCCTCGTCTTGTCTACGTGTCTCGTGAGAAGAGGCCTGGATTTCAACATCATAAGAAGGCCGGTGCCATGAATGCCCTG GTTCGTGTCTCGGGAGTACTTACAAATGCTCCTTTCATGCTCAACTTGGATTGTGATCATTATGTAAACAACAGCAAGGCTGCAAGAGAGGCCATGTGTTTCTTGATGGACCCTCAAATTGGAAGGAAGGTTTGCTATGTCCAGTTCCCTCAAAGATTTGACGGCATTGACAGAAATGATCGTTACGCGAACAGAAATACAGTCTTCTTTGAT aTTAACATGAAAGGTCTGGATGGAATTCAAGGTCCAGTGTATGTGGGCACAGGATGTGTGTTCAGAAGGCAAGCTTTATATGGCTACGATCCTCCGAAGGGTCCTAAGCGCCCGAAGATGGTAAGCTGTGACTGTTGCCCGTGTTTTGGACGCCGCAAGAAGCTTCCAAAGTactccaagcatgatgcaaatGAAAATGCTGCAATCCTACAAG GAACGCATGATGACAAAGAGCTACTGATGTCCCaaatgaattttgaaaagaaattcGGACAGTCTGCAATTTTCGTGACTTCAACAATGATGGAACAAGGCGGTGTCCCCCCTTCCTCAAGCCCAGCAGCGATGCTTAAAGAAGCCATTCATGTGATCAGTTGCGGTTATGAAGACAAAACCGAATGGGGTTTAGAG CTAGGTTGGATTTACGGATCTATCACAGAGGACATCCTAACGGGTTTCAAGATGCATTGCCGTGGTTGGAGGTCAATTTACTGTATGCCAGATAGACCTGCATTCAAGGGTACAGCTCCCATCAACTTGTCAGATCGGCTCAACCAGGTTCTTCGTTGGGCACTTGGTTCCATTGAGATCTTTTTCAGTCGCCACAGTCCACTCTGGTATGGCTACAAGGGAGGGAAGCTCAAGTGGCTAGAGCGATTTGCTTATGTCAACACTACTGTCTACCCTTTCACCTCCCTTCCTCTTCTTGCCTATTGTATCCTCCCCGCTGTCTGCTTGCTCACTGACAAATTCATAATGCCACAG ataaGTACCTTTGCAAGTCTCTTCTTCATCGCGCTGTTTCTCTCAATCTTTGGAACCGGCATTCTTGAGCTGAGATGGAGTGGAGTGAGCATCGAAGAATGGTGGAGAAACGAGCAGTTCTGGGTGATTGGTGGAGTCTCATCTCACCTCTTCGCTGTTGTGCAAGGTCTTCTCAAGGTTTTAGCAGGCATTGACACCAACTTCACGGTCACAGCCAAGTCATCAGATGATGAGGATTTCGGAGAATTATATGCGTTTAAATGGACAACCCTCCTCATCCCTCCAACCACAATCTTAGTCATCAACCTTGTTGGAGTCGTTGCTGGGGTTTCGGACGCCATAAACAATGGGTACCAATCATGGGGGCCTCTGTTTGGGAAGCTCTTCTTTGCTTTTTGGGTGATTGTCCATCTCTATCCCTTCCTTAAAGGTCTTATGGGGAGACAGAACCGGACGCCAACCATTGTCGTCATTTGGTCAATTCTCCTGGCCTCCATCTTCTCGTTACTCTGGGTCCGAATCGATCCATTTGTGTTGAAAACCAAGGGACCTAACACGAAACAATGCGGAATCAATTGCTGA